In a genomic window of Sutcliffiella sp. FSL R7-0096:
- a CDS encoding response regulator: MANVLVVDDAKFMRLTIGNILTKSNHTVIGEAENGRDAVSLYRDHQPDLVTMDITMPEMNGIEAVREIVKDFPKAKIIMCSAMGQQRLIVEAIEAGAKDFIVKPFDESRVLEAVKRVMG, encoded by the coding sequence GTGGCTAACGTTTTAGTAGTGGATGATGCAAAGTTTATGAGGCTAACAATTGGAAACATTTTAACTAAATCTAACCACACTGTTATCGGTGAAGCAGAGAATGGAAGAGATGCAGTTTCACTCTATCGGGATCATCAGCCTGATCTCGTTACAATGGATATTACCATGCCTGAAATGAACGGAATTGAAGCTGTTCGTGAAATAGTGAAGGATTTTCCGAAAGCGAAAATTATCATGTGCTCAGCAATGGGGCAGCAGCGCTTGATTGTGGAAGCGATTGAAGCAGGTGCAAAAGATTTCATCGTAAAGCCCTTTGATGAAAGCAGGGTTTTGGAAGCAGTTAAAAGAGTCATGGGATAA
- a CDS encoding cytochrome c biogenesis protein CcdC: MIKVNTVLSTIFAVCMALLVLFIRMKAAKKPSSVKKIVLPPIFMSTGALMFLFPEFRVSPLQVLEALTVGAIFSIFLIKTSKFEMKDNDIYLKRSKAFVFILLGLLAIRVVLKLVLSTQIDIGELTGMFWLLAFGMIVPWRVAMYIKYKKIESGAIPPTIKTSV, from the coding sequence ATGATTAAAGTGAATACAGTACTATCTACGATTTTCGCAGTATGTATGGCCCTTCTTGTATTGTTTATCAGGATGAAGGCTGCGAAAAAACCTTCTTCAGTGAAAAAAATTGTATTGCCTCCCATTTTCATGAGTACAGGTGCACTGATGTTCCTATTTCCTGAATTCCGAGTTTCCCCGCTACAAGTCTTGGAAGCTTTGACAGTTGGAGCGATCTTTTCGATATTTCTAATTAAAACCTCCAAATTTGAGATGAAAGATAATGACATATACTTAAAGCGTTCGAAGGCATTCGTTTTTATTTTACTTGGACTATTGGCTATAAGGGTTGTTTTGAAGCTTGTTCTGAGCACTCAAATTGATATCGGAGAGTTGACCGGGATGTTTTGGTTGCTTGCTTTCGGCATGATTGTTCCATGGAGAGTTGCAATGTATATCAAATACAAGAAGATAGAGAGTGGAGCCATTCCTCCAACGATAAAAACCTCGGTATAA
- a CDS encoding DUF2621 family protein: MLTGWFLWLILFWVVTMVGLLAIGGFFMFRKFLKRLPKEDGKSELDWQDFYLKETRHMWPEDLKLLLEELVSPVPELFRDIARQKIAGKIGEIAYREKANEITREHVIRGYILATPKRDHKFLIKKLEHLNIDRAPYQHLF; the protein is encoded by the coding sequence ATGTTAACCGGATGGTTTTTATGGTTAATTTTATTTTGGGTTGTCACAATGGTCGGATTATTGGCCATCGGTGGATTTTTTATGTTTCGCAAATTCCTTAAACGGCTTCCAAAAGAAGATGGGAAATCGGAATTGGACTGGCAGGATTTCTATCTGAAAGAAACCCGTCATATGTGGCCGGAAGATCTTAAACTCCTGTTAGAGGAGCTCGTCTCACCTGTACCGGAACTGTTTCGTGATATCGCTAGACAGAAGATAGCAGGAAAAATTGGCGAAATAGCATATAGGGAAAAAGCAAACGAAATAACGAGAGAACATGTTATTCGCGGCTATATCCTCGCCACGCCGAAACGAGACCATAAGTTTCTTATAAAAAAACTGGAACACCTCAATATTGATCGCGCACCATATCAGCATTTATTCTAA
- a CDS encoding ATP-binding protein produces MKKIGAVIGSMGKTEVLSQRVCPKCNREVKRVRMQIIGGENKGQWQEYENECDCRLAAETMQAEKRRKHKYFEQFCIIPRELADATLENFKVEYSSQGEALASTIDFFDQFSGRENLYYFGRTGRGKTHLAVGLYKYFKENNITAMFFDVPKLMDTIVASWDSDSGYSESRFMKAIAEVDVLILDDLGVERVSEWVDQTIYSILNQRQGKSIVFTSNIHPGDLTKRYGERIADRIKNKMSQNQLISIVTPESYRTKDLTMFKD; encoded by the coding sequence ATGAAAAAGATTGGTGCCGTTATTGGCAGCATGGGAAAAACCGAGGTACTCTCCCAAAGAGTCTGCCCTAAATGTAATAGAGAAGTAAAGCGCGTCCGCATGCAAATTATTGGCGGAGAAAATAAAGGGCAATGGCAAGAATATGAAAATGAATGTGATTGCCGACTGGCGGCTGAAACCATGCAAGCAGAGAAACGCAGAAAGCATAAATACTTTGAGCAATTCTGCATTATTCCGAGAGAACTTGCAGATGCCACTTTGGAAAACTTCAAGGTGGAGTATTCCAGCCAAGGGGAAGCTTTGGCAAGTACAATTGACTTTTTCGACCAGTTTAGCGGAAGAGAAAACCTGTATTATTTTGGCCGGACAGGAAGAGGGAAAACACATTTGGCAGTAGGGTTGTATAAATACTTCAAGGAAAATAATATTACAGCGATGTTTTTTGATGTACCTAAGCTAATGGATACAATTGTTGCCTCTTGGGACAGTGATTCAGGGTATTCAGAAAGCAGGTTCATGAAGGCCATTGCCGAGGTGGATGTACTTATCCTGGATGATCTTGGAGTGGAGAGGGTGAGCGAGTGGGTGGATCAGACCATCTATTCGATTTTGAATCAGCGACAAGGCAAGAGTATTGTTTTTACCTCCAATATTCATCCTGGAGATCTGACTAAGCGTTATGGTGAAAGAATTGCTGACAGAATAAAAAATAAGATGAGTCAAAATCAGTTGATATCGATCGTAACACCTGAAAGTTATCGCACCAAGGATTTGACTATGTTTAAAGACTAG